One Glycine max cultivar Williams 82 chromosome 4, Glycine_max_v4.0, whole genome shotgun sequence DNA segment encodes these proteins:
- the LOC100779731 gene encoding bZIP transcription factor 29 isoform X1 translates to MEGVDQRNSSAFGVPVPRPPNQKSRMPPSHPSINVSPSATPYSQYPQRLRSPGSSHSRSLSQPPIFSLDSLPPLSPSPAAVTSMFDSISTTDMSVEESNVSSQVPLNRGHALLPPRKGHRRSSSDSPLGISGFMQSSPVPSGGESSGFEKPIQLVLKASFRDSLDGGHANEPVNGRKEEAADDLFREYMNLDNFDNLNFPGMEDKDLDSRTSGSKTVESSDNEVESHVNGKASGAQGASSSCSEERREGVKRSSNGEVAPGSRHRRSFSLDSSIGNFNIEDGLPKLPPSKNQMGQHSPSNSMDGKMSETSTEFGNGEFSAEEVKKIMESDKLAEIASTDPKRAKRILANRQSAARSKERKMRYIAELEHKVQTLQTETTTLSTQFTKLQVAIICDKLTFALLLSLVYYLPLCLLFLFLCVLACLQRDNSDLKSENNECKLRLQAMEQQSLLKDALNETLDAEVRRLRRAVAELGGESLTSCMARQLAINQQMFELQHQQPSQQRHFLLQNHHTQEEIESRSQQIQGNELHPQAQIQSQQIQRNELHPQP, encoded by the exons ATGGAAGGTGTTGATCAAAGAAATAGTTCTGCATTTGGTGTTCCAGTTCCAAGACCACCAAACCAGAAATCTCGTATGCCACCATCTCACCCTAGTATCAATGTTTCACCTTCAGCAACTCCTTATTCCCAATACCCTCAGCGATTGCGTTCTCCGGGTTCCTCCCATTCGAGGTCTTTGTCTCAACCTCCCATTTTCTCGTTGGATTCATTGCCCCCATTGAGTCCTTCCCCTGCTGCTGTTACCTCCATGTTTGACTCAATCTCAACAACTGATATGTCTGTGGAGGAAAGTAATGTTTCCTCTCAGGTGCCCCTCAATAGAGGGCATGCCCTTCTTCCTCCTAGGAAGGGACACAGGCGCTCTAGTAGTGATTCCCCTTTGGGAATCTCTGGTTTTATGCAGTCTTCTCCAGTTCCCTCCGGAGGAGAGAGCTCGGGGTTCGAGAAGCCGATTCAGTTGGTCTTGAAGGCGTCCTTTAGGGACAGCCTGGATGGGGGCCATGCTAATGAGCCTGTTAATGGGAGGAAGGAGGAGGCTGCGGATGATTTGTTCAGGGAATACATGAATTTGGACAACTTTGATAATCTGAACTTTCCTGGCATGGAAGATAAGGACTTGGATAGCAGGACCAGTGGTTCCAAGACAGTTGAGAGCAGCGATAATGAAGTTGAGAGTCATGTCAATGGGAAGGCGAGTGGGGCTCAGGGGGCAAGTTCAAGCTGCTCGGAGGAAAGGAGGGAAGGAGTCAAGAGGAGTTCAAATGGGGAGGTTGCACCGGGTTCCCGGCATCGGAGGAGTTTTTCGTTGGATAGTTCCATAGGGAACTTTAACATTGAAGATGGATTGCCTAAGCTTCCTCCTTCGAAAAATCAAATGGGTCAGCACTCACCTAGCAATTCGATGGACGGCAAAATGTCAGAAACCTCCACGGAGTTTGGAAATGGCGAATTTAGTGCAGAGGAGGTAAAGAAAATAATGGAAAGTGATAAACTAGCTGAAATTGCTTCGACTGATCCCAAACGTGCAAAAAG GATTTTGGCTAATCGTCAATCAGCTGCTCGTTCAAAGGAGAGGAAGATGCGATACATTGCTGAATTGGAACACAAAGTGCAAACTCTTCAGACAGAAACAACCACATTGTCTACTCAGTTTACCAAATTACAGGTGGCTATCATTTGTGACAAGCTTACATTTGCTCTTCTTCTTAGTCTTGTATACTATTTACCCTTATGTctgctctttctttttttatgtgtgCTTGCTTGTCTCCAGAGGGATAACTCTGACCTTAAAAGTGAGAACAACGAGTGCAAATTAAGGCTTCAAGCCATGGAACAACAGTCTCTATTGAAAGATG CTCTGAACGAGACTTTGGATGCTGAAGTCCGGCGTTTGAGGCGTGCTGTTGCAGAACTTGGCGGTGAATCCCTCACAAGTTGCATGGCTCGACAGCTTGCTATTAACCAACAAATGTTCGAGTTACAGCATCAGCAGCCCAGCCAACAGAGACATTTTCTACTGCAAAATCACCATACTCAGGAAGAGATAGAGTCTCGATCACAGCAGATTCAAGGCAATGAATTGCATCCCCAGGCACAGATTCAGTCACAGCAGATTCAACGCAATGAATTGCATCCCCAGCCTTAA
- the LOC100779731 gene encoding bZIP transcription factor 29 isoform X2, with protein sequence MEGVDQRNSSAFGVPVPRPPNQKSRMPPSHPSINVSPSATPYSQYPQRLRSPGSSHSRSLSQPPIFSLDSLPPLSPSPAAVTSMFDSISTTDMSVEESNVSSQVPLNRGHALLPPRKGHRRSSSDSPLGISGFMQSSPVPSGGESSGFEKPIQLVLKASFRDSLDGGHANEPVNGRKEEAADDLFREYMNLDNFDNLNFPGMEDKDLDSRTSGSKTVESSDNEVESHVNGKASGAQGASSSCSEERREGVKRSSNGEVAPGSRHRRSFSLDSSIGNFNIEDGLPKLPPSKNQMGQHSPSNSMDGKMSETSTEFGNGEFSAEEVKKIMESDKLAEIASTDPKRAKRILANRQSAARSKERKMRYIAELEHKVQTLQTETTTLSTQFTKLQRDNSDLKSENNECKLRLQAMEQQSLLKDALNETLDAEVRRLRRAVAELGGESLTSCMARQLAINQQMFELQHQQPSQQRHFLLQNHHTQEEIESRSQQIQGNELHPQAQIQSQQIQRNELHPQP encoded by the exons ATGGAAGGTGTTGATCAAAGAAATAGTTCTGCATTTGGTGTTCCAGTTCCAAGACCACCAAACCAGAAATCTCGTATGCCACCATCTCACCCTAGTATCAATGTTTCACCTTCAGCAACTCCTTATTCCCAATACCCTCAGCGATTGCGTTCTCCGGGTTCCTCCCATTCGAGGTCTTTGTCTCAACCTCCCATTTTCTCGTTGGATTCATTGCCCCCATTGAGTCCTTCCCCTGCTGCTGTTACCTCCATGTTTGACTCAATCTCAACAACTGATATGTCTGTGGAGGAAAGTAATGTTTCCTCTCAGGTGCCCCTCAATAGAGGGCATGCCCTTCTTCCTCCTAGGAAGGGACACAGGCGCTCTAGTAGTGATTCCCCTTTGGGAATCTCTGGTTTTATGCAGTCTTCTCCAGTTCCCTCCGGAGGAGAGAGCTCGGGGTTCGAGAAGCCGATTCAGTTGGTCTTGAAGGCGTCCTTTAGGGACAGCCTGGATGGGGGCCATGCTAATGAGCCTGTTAATGGGAGGAAGGAGGAGGCTGCGGATGATTTGTTCAGGGAATACATGAATTTGGACAACTTTGATAATCTGAACTTTCCTGGCATGGAAGATAAGGACTTGGATAGCAGGACCAGTGGTTCCAAGACAGTTGAGAGCAGCGATAATGAAGTTGAGAGTCATGTCAATGGGAAGGCGAGTGGGGCTCAGGGGGCAAGTTCAAGCTGCTCGGAGGAAAGGAGGGAAGGAGTCAAGAGGAGTTCAAATGGGGAGGTTGCACCGGGTTCCCGGCATCGGAGGAGTTTTTCGTTGGATAGTTCCATAGGGAACTTTAACATTGAAGATGGATTGCCTAAGCTTCCTCCTTCGAAAAATCAAATGGGTCAGCACTCACCTAGCAATTCGATGGACGGCAAAATGTCAGAAACCTCCACGGAGTTTGGAAATGGCGAATTTAGTGCAGAGGAGGTAAAGAAAATAATGGAAAGTGATAAACTAGCTGAAATTGCTTCGACTGATCCCAAACGTGCAAAAAG GATTTTGGCTAATCGTCAATCAGCTGCTCGTTCAAAGGAGAGGAAGATGCGATACATTGCTGAATTGGAACACAAAGTGCAAACTCTTCAGACAGAAACAACCACATTGTCTACTCAGTTTACCAAATTACAG AGGGATAACTCTGACCTTAAAAGTGAGAACAACGAGTGCAAATTAAGGCTTCAAGCCATGGAACAACAGTCTCTATTGAAAGATG CTCTGAACGAGACTTTGGATGCTGAAGTCCGGCGTTTGAGGCGTGCTGTTGCAGAACTTGGCGGTGAATCCCTCACAAGTTGCATGGCTCGACAGCTTGCTATTAACCAACAAATGTTCGAGTTACAGCATCAGCAGCCCAGCCAACAGAGACATTTTCTACTGCAAAATCACCATACTCAGGAAGAGATAGAGTCTCGATCACAGCAGATTCAAGGCAATGAATTGCATCCCCAGGCACAGATTCAGTCACAGCAGATTCAACGCAATGAATTGCATCCCCAGCCTTAA
- the LOC100783502 gene encoding basic pentacysteine 6, with protein sequence MDDAGHRENGRHKAADQYKSAQGQWLMQHQPSMKQIMAIMAERDAAIQERNLAISEKKAAYAERDMAFMQRDAAIAERNNAILERDNAIATLQYRETSLSSGSMPSCPPGCQISRGVKHIHHPQQQVHHIPNMGDASYSTREMHTTDALPAAPIPSEAGKPRRAKRPKEPKSASPNKKTSKPAKKVKKESEDLNKVMFGKSHEWKSGQEMVNGGDDLNKQLTVSKADWKGQDLGLNQVAYDESTMPAPVCSCTGVLRQCYKWGNGGWQSACCTTTLSMYPLPAVPNKRHARVGGRKMSGSAFNKLLSRLAAEGHDLSNPVDLKDHWAKHGTNRYITIK encoded by the exons ATGGATGATGCCGGGCATCGTGAAAATGGAAGGCACAAAGCAGCAGATCAATATAAATCTGCTCAGGGACAG TGGTTGATGCAACATCAGCCTTCCATGAAGCAGATTATGGCAATTATGGCTGAAAGAGATGCAGCCATTCAAGAAAGAAATCTGGCCATTTCCGAGAAAAAAGCAGCATATGCTGAGCGCGATATGGCATTCATGCAGCGAGATGCTGCAATTGCTGAACGTAATAATGCAATTTTGGAACGAGATAATGCAATTGCAACTCTTCAGTATCGCGAAACCTCTTTAAGTAGTGGCAGTATGCCATCATGCCCTCCAGGATGCCAAATTTCACGTGGTGTGAAGCATATACATCATCCCCAGCAACAGGTACACCATATACCTAACATGGGTGATGCCTCTTACAGCACACGGGAAATGCACACAACCGATGCCCTCCCTGCAGCCCCCATCCCTTCTGAGGCCGGGAAACCGAGGCGGGCCAAGCGACCAAAGGAACCAAAGTCAGCTTCACCTAATAAGAAGACTTCCAAACCAGCAAAAAAAGTCAAGAAGGAGAGCGAAGACTTGAACAAGGTTATGTTTGGCAAGTCACATGAGTGGAAGAGTGGTCAGGAAATGGTCAATGGAGGTGATGATCTTAACAAGCAGTTAACTGTGTCAAAGGCTGATTGGAAAGGACAGGACTTGGGGTTAAACCAAGTGGCGTATGACGAGTCAACCATGCCAGCTCCTGTGTGCTCTTGTACTGGTGTCCTGAGGCAGTGTTACAAATGGGGTAATGGGGGTTGGCAGTCTGCCTGTTGCACAACTACTCTGTCAATGTATCCACTTCCTGCAGTGCCCAACAAGAGACATGCCCGGGTAGGTGGTCGGAAGATGAGTGGGAGTGCTTTCAACAAGCTGCTTAGTCGCCTTGCAGCAGAAGGTCATGATCTGTCAAACCCTGTTGACCTCAAGGACCATTGGGCAAAACATGGAACGAACCGTTACATCACAATAAAGTAG